The sequence below is a genomic window from Montipora capricornis isolate CH-2021 chromosome 14, ASM3666992v2, whole genome shotgun sequence.
TTCTGCCACAGTTGCAAGGTCCGGGATGAATCTGGCATTGAAATTAACCAGGCCAAGAAAACTTTTAACCTCTGACACACTCTGTGGTTCACAAGCCTCATTAACTGCTTTGACTTTTTCTTCAGTTGGACCAATGCCTTGACGAGATAGTACCAGGCCCATAAATGTGAGCTTCGGCATATGAAATACACATTTCTCCTTATTGAGAGTAAGACCCCTGTCCCTCAACCTGGTCAACACTTTTTCCAATCGCTTGTCATGCTCAGCTGTGTTAGGACCATAAATGATGATGTCATCTGAAATGTTTGCTGTTCCACTGCAATCTTGCAATACTTGTTGAATTACTTGCTGATATTTCTCTGGTGCATACGTGATGCCAAACATCAGCCGCTTATATCTAAACAGGCCCTTATGTGTTACGAAGGTTGTAATGCCACGTGACTCCTCACTGAGCTCAATTTGATGGTAGCCCCACTTCAGATCCAATTTGCTGAAGACACTACCTTCTTGCATATCCTCCAAAACTTCGTCAATGGTGGGGATTGGATGCCTCTTGCGAATAATGGCTTTATTGGCACACCGCATGTCTACACACAATCTCACATCACCGTTGGGCTTGGGCACCACCACAACAGGGTTCACCCATGGCGTTGGACCTTCAACTTCCTCAATAATATCTTCCTGGAGAAGTTCATCAAGTTTCTTTTCAATCTTCTCTCTCAAGCTAAATGCCGGCCGTCGTAATGGTTGTGCTACCGGCTGGACTTGCTGATCAATATGTAAGTTCAATTGAAAGTCTTTCAATTTGCCAATGCCTGTGAACACATCTAGTCATTAGCTCACTGTAATTGACCACACTGTTAACTGGAATGTTCAACTTCAGGACTCCTAACTCAGTGGCCGTTTCTCTTCCTAGAAGTGACTCCCCTTGACCCTTGACAACTGTGACTTCAGCTGACACACCCTTGTTTCCCATTGTGATATCCGCTGTAAATGTACCAATAACTTCACGTGGGCTTACTGCTCCATAGGCGTACAGCTTCTTTGTGTTTTGCTGTGAGACACACCTGATATGGCACTTCTTCAGTTGTTCCCACGAGGCTTGACTAATGACATTCGCACTTGCGCCAGAATCGATGATCATCTCCACTGGGACACCTCCAATGTTGACTACTACCTTTCCTCCATGATCCCTACCAGCAATTGCAACACATattcgtcatcatcgtcatcaccacAGGCATCCTCCTGCATATATCGTACATCCGATTTTCCAGGAGTAGCTAGgaattttgttttgcatacatttgCAAAATGTCCAACCTGTGAGCATTTTGTGCACGTTTTTCCTCTTGCTGGGGACTGGAGATCTCTGGCAAAATGACCCCTTCTTCCACATCGATAACGCTCACTACTTTACTGTGTGCTGAACTTTCGATTGCTCCTCCCAGGCAAGATCTCACGGACTCGATTGACTGGCTCAGTGGAGAAATTCATACTTTGTGTTTGCCTCCGGACTGCTTCGTAATTACGTGCAATTTCTTGTAGATTCTGAAGAGTGAGGGCCTGACCTTTCTCCAGAAGTTTACGGCGCAGCTCGTTAGATCTACACTTCGAAACTATTTGATCTCAAATCTGGGCCTCCATTTGATCTCCGTAATCACACTGCGGGGCTTTCCGCCTCAATCGCACTGCATATTGGTCAACCGTTTCATTTTCTTCCTGTACCATTTCTCTGAACAAATGCCGCTCATAGGGAATCTTAATTTGAGTTACGAAATGTGCTGTTAAGGCATCTTCAGCCTTCTGGTAATCCTTTGCACCACCAGTGTTTGGCAAAACATCAAAAATATCTTAAACATCCGATCCTGCACAATGAAGAAGAAGCGCCCGTCTTTGCACTTTGTTGTCATCCTTGTCTGGAACGATAATCAGACCTTTCCATCTGCATATAACTGAAAACTTCGAAGCCATCTTTTCCATTCTGTACCCACGCTACTCGGATCACTGTTGACATCAAACGGTCGAATTCCTCCAATTTCCAAATCTTTGAAATTCTTCTTCGCTAAAAAGTATTCCTTACACCTTAAGaaccatcctcgtcgccagttgtAGAATCCCTGAAGAAGATACGACTCGATGGACACggattaaaccacaacaaaacACATTTAATAATCCAACATGGCCTGCCCGCTTTTACACGCCCCTACATCATGTAGGACAGCATGAAATATACATCTGCGCTCTTCCTGTAGACTTACACGAAACATCCTACACATTATGATATAGGTACATGAAAGGACTTACTTGGAGAGAGTAGATACTAAAAACATcaagaatttttaaatttgcaaaaagagGTTTACTTGAAGCCTTGTAGTCAGTTTTAGAGACTGCACTTTTCTGTAGTAGGTAAATTTGTTGTAGGTTAGTGACATAAGTAGAGGCCCAAATTAAATTGCAGTAAGTAAGATATGGATAAACAAGGGCATAGTATAGTGTAAGAAGAGATTTTGAGGGCAAATGGTATTTAGCTTTATAAAGTAACCCGACAGATTTAGAAATCTTAGCCGTAATGAAATTAACATGAGTTTTCCATGTTAGGTGCTGATCAATATAAACTCCGAGAAACTTAGTATTATCTACTTGTTCAATTACATTATTTCCTATGACAATCTGCCTATTGATAGGTAACATTTTTTGCCTTGGTCTGAAAAtcattagttttgttttcttaacGTTGATTGATAACTTATTGGCTTTTAGCCAAGTTGAAACATTGTGGAGCTGATCGTTAAGATAGGAGGTAAGTATATCCAGGTCACTATGTTCAAAAAATATGCTGGTGTCATTAGCAAACAATATAAATTCTAGCTCATTAGAACTAGAACAGGTTGGgagatcatttatataaattataaaaaagAGGGGGCCTAGTATAGAACCTTGCGGCACACCACAAATTTGTCTTAAAGCATCGGATTTGGATGAATTGTTACGAAAATAGTTAGTTATCCATTGATGGGCTGTCCCAGTGATGCCACATGCTTCCAATTTTAATAGTAATATTTCGTGGTTTAgagtatcaaaggcttttgataAGTCGAGAAATATACCTGCTAAATATTTTTAGCAGTCAACGGCATTAGCAACTTTGTTCACAAAATTAATCAAGGCGTGGGAAGTAGAGTGGCCAGGACGAAAACCGAATTGATGTTTCAATAATATGTCATTATCAACTAAGAATTGAAATATGTGATTATAAACAGCTCTTCCAAAAATTTTAGAAAAGGCAGGAGGTATAGAAATTGGTCGATAGTTTTGTGCTAGGCTAGCATTATCAGATTTAAAGATAGGAATAATTTTAGATATTTTCAGTCTATCTGGAAGAACTCTGGATGAGAAAGATAGGTTAATAATTGATAGCAGCGGATCTGAAATAAGGTCGAGTGTTTTTTTGATAATAGGAATTGGAATGTTGTTGGCTCCGGGAGCCTTACCGTCCTTAAAAGCTTTTGCTATTGATTTGAGTTCCTTGGCGGTGACATGATAAAAGTCTGAGGGCACAGTGTTTATAAAATCCTGGAACGACTTGGAGGCAGGGGCTATTTTATCGGCTAAATTTGGACCGATGTTTGTAAAATATTTACAGAATTTATTGCCAACTTCTTCTGTACTGGTAATGCTTTCACCATTTCCATCTACTAGCGGGTATgtcaattttcttctttttgttttggccTATTGCATTATTCAAGATCTTCCACGTCTGCTTCATGTTAGTCTTGTTTAATtcaatttgattttgaaaatagtcTCTTGGCAATTCTAAGGAGATCAGTTAGTTTGTTTTTATACATTTTGTATTTGATCGATGCCGAAGATAttgcttataataataataataataataataacattatttatatagcgccttatACAAAAGTTCTAAAGCGCTTCACAATGGAAGGAGGAACTGGAATAATAAAAACTTACATTACCTAAGAAGTAAAAtaacgtttaaaaaaatatgttttcaaagaTGACTTAAAAGCACTGACACTGGGGCTACACCTAATATGGTAAGGAAGGCAATTCCATAACTTTGGAGCACAAACGGAAAATGCTCGGTCTCCATAAGTTTTTAGATTTGATGGAGCaacttgaagaagaaatttaGAGGAAGACCTTAACAACCTATTTGGGGTGTATAAGTGCAGAAGATTACTAACGTAACTAGGAGCTAAGTTATTAAGAGCTTTAAAAGTtattaaaagtaatttaaaattaatacgaTGTTCAACAGGCAGCCAATGAAGCTCCCTGAGTAATGGCGTGATATGTTCATACTTGCCGCCACCTAAAATTAAGCGAGCTGCGCAATTCTGTACTAGCTGTAACTTATGTAAAAGGCCGCAAGGCAGACCATATAGAAGTGAATTACAATTGTCAAGTCTTGAGGTGACAAAGGCATTAACTAAAATCTTCGTATGCTCGATAGATAAAAATTTTCTAATACGATAAATGTTGCGGATATTAAAATAACAAGACTTGCAAATATCAGTAATATGGCGCTCAAAGTTCAGTACACTGTCAAACGTGACACCAATGTTCTTGGCATACTTAGATGGAAGAAACACGGAGCCATCATTAAGTCCAACAGGTGGAAACTGCAGTGTAGGTCTAAATTGAGATCCAATGATCAAGAGTTCAGTTTTATCACCGTTTaacttcaatttatttaacgacATCCAAGAAGAGATATCCGATAAACAGGCTTGAATGCGAGAGACCACTGCAGACAAACAGCATGAAGAAGgatcaaaggaaaaataaatctgGGAATCATCAGCATATAAATGAAACTCCATTCCATGTTGACGTATTATGTCACCCAGTGGAGAGGTATATAACAAATAAAGGATCGGTCCCAAAACAGATCCCTGTGGAACACCAAAAGCGACATCGGTAGGAGAGGAGTTAGAGCCATTAATACATACATATTGCAATCGATTTTCAAGATAAATTGAAACCATTGCAGAGCTTTTCCTTTAAAGCCAAACCTAGCTTCAAGTCGATGAATCTGAGAATACCATGGTCGACAATATCTGGAAAGCCCCAGATAGGTCAAGCAGTAACACGACAACAGTTCGTCGGTTGTCAACGGCCTTTAATATGTTGTTGTGAACCTTCAGAAGGGTAGATTCCGTACTATGCTGGCGCTTATAGGCTGATTGCAATGATTCACCaagattattatcattaatgtAGTTAACAAGTTGAGACGCCACCACTTTTTCGATTACCTTTGAAATGAAGGGCAAATTCGAGACAGGGCGAAAGTTTTTAAAGTCATCAGAATTCAGGTTGGACTTCTTTAAGAGTGGTGTAATTAGAGCAGTCTTAAGGGCCACAGGCATAAACGCAGTGTCCAGAGAGCAGTTTACCAGATCAGTGATGACGGGAAGAAGAACAGGCAGGCATCCAGTGAGAACAGAGGCCGGGACAGGATCCAATGAACAAGACTTGACCTTGCTTGACTTGAGAACGGTGGCTATGTACGCGGTCGAAACTCTTTCAAAGGATGATAGTTCACATTGACACAATATAGATGGAACAGTTGAATAAGCTGCATCAGTAGTAGGCTGCGGTAATCCTTCGTGAATGAGACGAATCTTATTGTTAAAAAATGAGTTAAACTGATTAGCTAAGTCGGCATCAGAGCTAGCAGCAGGATAGCGAAGTTCAGCTTTCTTATGAAGTAGACTATTGATAGCTTGAAAAAGGACTCGCTGGTTTCCATGGTTATCCTCAATTACGGAAGAAAAATAAACTTCTTTAGCGTCACGAACCAGATCATTTACTACACGACACTGATCCACAAATAAACGGTTATTAAGGTCACTCTTGGTGGTACGCCATTTTCTTTCCAGTTTTCTTCTCAATTTTTTCGCCGATCTTATCTCCTCGGTAAACCAAGGCGCACGTGAACGAAGAGTGACTGGCTTGTAAACAATAGGAGCATGAAGGTCGATTAATGTATTAAGGGTAGAGTTGTAACAGTCAACAAGAACACGCAAATCATCAACAGGAGTTGAAGTAAGTAACTCAGAGTTACTCagctcaaaacaaaatttatcGACGTCAAATGAACGCATTTTACGAAACGCACGAAGTTTAGACTTGGTGACCTGTTTCGCGAAATTTAGGTGACAATGGACCAGTAAATGATCAGAGAGTAGCGGATTAAAGGTTTCCAGCTTACTGAGGAAATTTTCGTCACATCTAGTAATCACAAGGTCTAAAGTGTGCCCATTAGAGTGGGTTTCTGAATTGACGTGCTGAACCAGATTAAATGACTGTAGAAGGTTAACAAATCGTTTTGCGACATGATCAGAAGTATCAACATGGAGATTGAAATCACCAACCAATAGTAGATAACCAGAGGTGGTTGAAACATAATTTAAATAGTGCGAAAAATCATCAAAGAACAACGATGTACTGAGACCAGGAGGGCGATACAAAACAATTAGGCGGACAAAAAATCCAGAAATCTTTAAAGTCAGTTCGATGGATTCGAAGGAGCCATAGTGTCCACAAGGAATGGTTTCAACGCTGAAAGAATCTTTTAGAACAACTCCAACTCCTCCACCAGTGGAGTGTATCCTTGGTATATGATAGAATTTATAACCATCAGGACAAATGTCACGAATGTAGTACTGATCATAGTCATCGCCGCGGATCCAAGTCACCGTAACAGCAAAAATATCGAAATCATAATCAGCGATGTAATCATTAATGACACGAGACTTATTACAAATTGAACGAGCGTTCAAAAGGGCAAAATCAAGTTTCGCGTCTCGAGTGATCTTGCTACGGGAAGCAATGCTAATAATACTAAGATTGCGTTGGTTTGCTCCATGAACATGATGGTATTTGCACTGATGATATGCAAATCGATGACCAGCACCTTGAAGAACAGGAATATTCAACGAGAGACCATTTCGATTTCGACCACCTCTTGAACCACGAAAAATAAATAAGCCAGCCAGTTTTAAGTCAAAGCAATGATCCGATGGTAGCTGATACAGGCGGCGTGTAAGACGACGAATTTTCAATAACTCGTTTCTAGAGTAAGAGATAGCAGTTGACCATTGTTGACAATGTTGATCATCAAGATGGCGACGAAGTTCATTTTGATTCAAGTGAATACCACGAGGGCCAGGATTAAGAGAAATATCACCACAAACAGTTATATCAGTGGTAGAGTTGTGTAGCGGCAGACTCAAGCAGATATAGCCATGTTTACACCATTTACAAACTGGTCTGAACGACAGCAGGCGATGAGAAGATGACGTTTCAGAGCGCTGAATTATCATTGAAGAGAAGAGGTTAGCCTGACATGCCACAAAGCGGTCTTGAAAACGGCAAAATTGATGATTAAGGCCTGAAAAACATCGCCGGTTGTACTCATCACCCGTTTGAAAGCTACTATAAGAAGCCAAGACGGTTCCATTCAACAGAAtaagaacaaaattaaagagCACCAAAAACGTGACTGCAGCCATTACGGCGCATACATTCAAATTTATAGCTTATTTTTCTTATGGATTGACCTAAGTAAGCTCTTTGTAAGCCAAGGTTTCCTGGAAGAGTTTAGAGCTTTACCTTTGATAGTTTTAAAAGGGAAACACGCATCAAATAAGCCAGTGTACTTATCAATAAAAATATTGTAAGCGGTGTTAGGATCATTGGCATTGTTGGCCTGATCAGAGAGATCACAGTTTGTATTTTCTAGTTTGTGTCTAAATTCATTGACTATTTTCTCGCTGGTATCTCGGATAGTAAGGCTGTGGCTATCTTTACGCAAGTAATCaccaaaaacaattgaaaagaTCGGCAGGTGATCTGAGATATCACTTATGATCAAACCATTTTTTGAGGATACTGTTGCATTGTTCGTAAAGATGTTGTCCATAAGTGTTGCGGAATGTGCTGTAATTCTTGTGGGTTTTGTAATCATTGGCAGAAAACTAAAAGCAAAAAGCGATTCAATGAATCGAGAAGTGACTGAATGAGATTCATGCTTCAGCAGATCCAAATTAAAATCACCAGTAATATAACAATGCTTATTGCCTTTGGTAACACCTGAGATAATTTCATTTACTTTCTCTACAAATTCCAGAGTGTTTTCAGACGCAGGGCGATAAATAACTCTGATTATTATACTTTTATGTCGCAGAATGCAAATTTCAACGAAAAGAGACTCAATAATATTTGCGTTGGAAACATTAAACTCTGGCAGGATTTTATATGAAAACTTTTGGTCGATAAAGAGCCCAACTCCTCCGCCAATTTTATTAGCGCAATGGTTGCTAACAAAATTGTAACCCTCAAAGCTTAAGTCATTAACATTACTTTCTTTGACCCATGTCTCAGTTATGGCAAGAACTGAAAACTTATGATTTATATTGACCAGTAAGTGGGCAAGGGCATCATTGGTTTTTAACTAGGCTGCGAGCGTTTAAATGAAAAAGCGAAAAGGATATTAATTTACTACCacctattagcggagctccgcgcgtgcCAAAGGctcgcgcgcgcggagcaccatagctaagaaaatatggtaacccatcgatgtgagaaaatttggttttataggcatgacgtcatcaacgtccgtacgtacaacgtacgtacaacgtacgtccgtacgtccgtccgccccttcatgtatgccaatgtgaccagtacacgtaaacatatcacgggctaattaaagtttagagctcatccaggaggcaatactacatttgacactaactagtttacagcatacatctttgatattggacatcaatgttatggtcaattgacacctgtcaaaacaaggtatccgctgaccaatatcacgtgactatatagcgggctcaagttagaccttatcgaggtcagctgtttttttgaagttgaccgctgaccagggactggttgttgattggatcgcaggcccaagccaggtcagacactcacacacacctgatcgaggcttcattttcgcgctctttctgtggctcgacgcgcctacacagccacgctacgtcagcaaagctcttgacagtcgatgcttttcgtgttcaggtacggtatggaaaatatatttttcttgcatttttcgctggtttcagtccaggtttaacataatatagctgtggtcaggacacactggtggcgacgtagttattcaagtcaagtattggagcgatgtaaacttaaagctgagtgtttattttaatttgttttgggctgctttttgctctgaattgcagtgtttggtatgtgttaagatttttaattttgaatctactaaggttgcaagatgcctgaacggcttatgacagaagagcagaaacgaaagaagagagaaagagaacgagaacgacaaaacggtacaccagtaatagcttaaagttggtggaagaagttactccacaaattattttcttggacactaaaccgtttgttatttctacggatgagttatttcaggtggatgcatatttctaaaaagttgtttagtcgttttttcctttgctcaggaatgaaactcgaatttttattgttaactggaattaaataacaatcatctgtagtctttttggacagaaataatcgatcttttgctggtttaattggccttaaaatgcgagggaacaagacgtttttttactctgcttgcctaattgtttttcgatgtgtctcgacagtgacaagaaaattttgcacttatgttctacacatgtaatcgcaatgagttctcgtaaaaagtaaggagaaatatcaccagcttgtgttttcagaagtttgtttacagcacgtacaggtaatttgttggagatcttgtttgaagtttgtcctttctagccgattctggttctaagccaagctggcgtgtttcaatgaagtacatcaaaatgtaaatgatctcgttttcagagataaagtggaataaataaagtacgatctgtcacatcacgagctatagtaggtctgtgagttctaattttagcgtgattcctattcgctggcttttgacagtcgactctgaaatggcttctttccttttccgttcgcttgctgaggatttgtttgttttcttttcaaactcttgcgattcaagaaaaattaaatgcctaactggtgaattcgacagtagatttcgctggaaaaaccgatatcacacccatcccttcgtgattcatgcgatcagtcggtttttcaggtgaaattaaccgtggaattcactagttaggcagcgaggaaaatgatataattaagcaatttccgggaaaacccataggccgacagttccaaagccttttattttcactaatcctatagccagtaagaataaacaaaccgggagctccgcttttaggcttggctaaatctatatattaccccATTCAAATCTTCCGCAGTCTCATAATTGCAATAACTAGCTAAACAAGCATAACTTTGGTTGTTTAAATCAGGGTGAAGGTCACTATTAGGATCACTGAGAGTAGAATGTTGGTCAAGAATTGGATTGAAAAAAAGTGTTTCAAGGTGATCAGCGTCATAGCTTATCCTCCCATGTTGAAAGTCATAAAGGACAATTTTAAAAGCGTTGTCATCCAAATAATGAAATGGAAACTGAAACTTGCAGTAATTACATGGTGAAGATCCTAGTGATTCGTTGCAGAGATAACAAGTCATATTAATCCGCGTTACTAGATTCTCCTGGTACTTTCTCGCCATTTGTAGATCCAGAATTTACTGGGTTATCATAAATAACCAATTTATCAAACCTCAGGAATGCTCTTTGGTTCTTGCGTCTTGCTTCCTTTAACTTGGGCATTAGTTCCGTCCGCTTCTTGATAACATGATCAGAATAATCCTTGTTTACGCACATATTTGTTCCGTGCAGCTTCTTCTTGGCTTTGAAGACTGTCTTACGATCCTTGTAATTGAGAAACTGGACGAGAATTTTGCGAGGCTTGGAGTCAGAGCGAGGTGTACCAACACGATGAGCCCTTTCTATCACAAAGTCGGTACCGACTTCTGGCATGTGGCTTGAGATGAGGTGTTTGATTTTGCTTTCCGATTCCTGCCAAGTTTCGTTTAGTGACTCAGGAATTCCCTCAAAGCATAAGTTATTTAGCCTTGATCGATTTTCGAGGTCATCTAGCTTGTTTCCTAGGTCCTCGAGTGTGAACTCTAGACTCGATTTAACACTTTGCACATCTTTGATCAAGATGTCAATTCTAGTGTTGACAGAATTCATGTATGCACTAAGAAACACTTTTAAAGTTGACTCTTGCTGCTTAAGCAACTCTTTCACTAGTTTAAGAGGCATTTCGACATCGCCATCCTCAAAATTTCCATGTTTTGAATCAGAGGACGTCTTTGAGCATGTTGCCACCATGATTATGCAAA
It includes:
- the LOC138031413 gene encoding protein unc-13 homolog C-like, translating into MVATCSKTSSDSKHGNFEDGDVEMPLKLVKELLKQQESTLKVFLSAYMNSVNTRIDILIKDVQSVKSSLEFTLEDLGNKLDDLENRSRLNNLCFEGIPESLNETWQESESKIKHLISSHMPEVGTDFVIERAHRVGTPRSDSKPRKILVQFLNYKDRKTVFKAKKKLHGTNMCVNKDYSDHVIKKRTELMPKLKEARRKNQRAFLRFDKLVIYDNPVNSGSTNGEKVPGESSNAD